In one Platichthys flesus chromosome 3, fPlaFle2.1, whole genome shotgun sequence genomic region, the following are encoded:
- the ercc6l gene encoding DNA excision repair protein ERCC-6-like, with amino-acid sequence MFGMEVCPQDGGVTEVSEKLEKSLSMETDDKMEAYHRFIQDGKDVARDGNLHKALEFFKLALKLHQSEKLERRIKKIEELLSENDSEEEEEEFVNVNNSGLMLFKDLHDKLYDYQRSGLAFLYSLYRDGRKGGILADDMGLGKTIQVISFLSGMYDSELAKHTLLVMPTSLITNWTKEFAKWTPGMRVKDFHGTSKGERTRNLEKVQRRGGVIITTYTMLMNNWQQLSSYHGKEFTWDYMILDEAHKIKTSTTKTAKSASAVPSKNRVLLTGTPVQNNLRELWALFDFACHGTLLGTSKTFKSEYENPITRAREKDATPGEMALGSRMSENLMNIIQPYFLRRTKSEVQKDKMKRTHPKEEHSDNKDQSQVPIPPKDSGAVMPTLRRKNDLIVWTYLSPVQEDIYQQFISLDSIKELLLTTRSPLAELTILKKLCDHPRLLSAGAIAKLGLEESAAETQQSDDTDAVDHGIANVPDSTLISESGKMVFLFVLLEQLRQEGHRTLVFAHYRKVLDIMERILGNRGFKVLRLDGTITQIAERERRICLFQTDESYSVFLLTTMVGGVGITLTGADRVVIYDPSWNPATDAQAVDRAYRIGQTKNIVVYRLITCGTVEEKIYRRQVFKDSLIRQNTGDKKNPFRYFSKQELKELFSLEEPRSSSTQLQLQALHSRHRKTDPELDQHIARLHAMEIFGISDHDLMFSLELQHDEALEDQQEHHYIEGRVQKAQELMKAESALQMQLTESMASSTEPAWLRPPGDFSSRERSNEKLPRNPRPVPSYPLHDASLNSSLVVVESDQSGSSKEDEERIVSNRVIDLTADVSLTEEESVVEEHEEQNLDSPRQPTINQDPAGEHTVPQEGTDGSLLMMESDDAAGDVADASVQETMDQSETSSAAERSPEYVTAVDEDKQLNGSSHSEHASEMELSHRHITSLQSKRLSELRASDSSFRGDSSRVSAGLESFEGNFNLQLEDSDMFSEDEVQDHQETEEEAKKLLSQLLMDGSFDVNKSLTERRLNESPRRSLSNGHDTEESMNGSVVATRKKRAAVISESDEDEEDDDDDDDERPLENSFQVLGASTPKSTPADFSSRRSIGGNTSVASRRSLLHSIIEDVDNQDLTDEKEDDDDDDDDSSERKSDEAEEDDVIDSSHELQPEETTGETLSTEEEEESESADVISKSEEEMSSDPEESASEPELASTERMDQCTVDAGVRTNGTKDVVESESYDSLVSRGRECYSLGKLENALGFFLRAIDIREGDPEIQLMTIRLYQQLSQKR; translated from the exons ATGTTCGGGATGGAAGTGTGTCCACAGGACGGCGGAGTCACGGAGGTTTCAGAGAAACTGGAGAA GTCTTTGTCCATGGAGACAGACGACAAGATGGAGGCTTATCACAG aTTCATTCAGGATGGGAAAGATGTGGCCAGAGACGGGAACCTGCACAAAGCGCTGGAGTTCTTCAAACTCGCTCTCAAGCTTCACCAGAGTGAAAAACTTGAGCggagaataaagaaaattgaAGAACTTCTTTCTGAGAACGactcagaggaagaagaggaagagtttgTTAATGTCAACAACAGCGGTTTGATgctttttaaagatttacacGACAAGCTCTATGACTACCAGCGGAGCGGACTGGCCTTCTTGTACAGTCTCTACAGAGATGGTCGCAAAGGGGGGATCCTGGCAGACGACATGGGACTCGGTAAAACCATCCAGGTGATATCCTTCCTTTCTGGAATGTATGATAGCGAGCTGGCCAAACACACTCTGCTGGTCATGCCAACTTCGCTCATCACAAACTGGACCAAGGAGTTTGCTAAATGGACTCCCGGCATGAGGGTGAAGGATTTTCATGGTACCAGCAAAGGAGAGCGGACCAGGAACCTGGAGAAAGTTCAGAGGAGAGGCGGCGTCATCATCACCACGTACACGATGCTCATGAACAACTGGCAGCAACTGTCGTCTTACCACGGCAAAGAGTTCACATGGGACTACATGATCCTGGATGAGGCACACAAGATCAAAACATCGACCACCAAAACAGCCAAAAGTGCCTCAGCCGTTCCCTCAAAGAACCGGGTCCTTCTCACAGGAACTCCTGTTCAGAATAACTTGAGAGAATTGTGGGCACTGTTTGACTTTGCTTGTCACGGAACTCTCCTCGGCACATCTAAAACATTCAAGTCAGAATACGAAAACCCCATCACCCGTGCCAGAGAGAAGGACGCCACTCCAGGAGAAATGGCTCTTGGCTCCCGGATGTCAGAGAACCTCATGAACATAATACAACCCTACTTCCTCCGCAGGACAAAATCAGAGGTGcagaaagacaaaatgaaacgTACACATCCTAAAGAGGAACACTCCGACAACAAGGATCAGAGCCAAGTCCCAATTCCTCCAAAAGACTCCGGAGCTGTCATGCCCACgctgaggaggaagaatgaTCTGATTGTCTGGACCTACCTGAGCCCCGTGCAGGAGGACATCTACCAGCAGTTCATTTCACTGGACAGCATCAAGGAGCTGCTCTTAACCACCAGGTCGCCTCTCGCTGAATTAACCATTTTGAAAAAGTTGTGCGACCACCCAAGACTTCTCTCTGCTGGAGCCATCGCCAAACTGGGCTTAGAGGAGAGCGCGGCTGAAACCCAGCAGAGCGACGACACGGACGCGGTGGATCATGGCATCGCTAATGTTCCCGACAGCACGTTAATATCAGAGTCTGGGAAAatggtttttctgtttgtgcttcTGGAACAGCTCAGACAAGAGGGACACCGCACACTTGTCTTTGCTCATTACAGGAAGGTGCTGGACATCATGGAACGCATCCTGGGAAACCGAGGCTTCAAAGTGTTGAGACTGGACGGCACCATCACCCAGatagcagagagagagagacgcatcTGTCTGTTTCAAACAGACGAAAGCTACtccgtcttcctcctcaccaCCATGGTGGGTGGAGTTGGCATCACCCTGACAGGAGCAGACAGAGTGGTGATCTACGACCCCAGCTGGAACCCAGCCACAGACGCCCAGGCTGTAGACCGGGCGTACCGCATCGGCCAGACTAAGAACATCGTGGTCTACAGGCTGATCACCTGCGGCACGGTGGAGGAGAAGATCTACAGACGGCAGGTTTTCAAAGACTCCCTCATCAGACAGAACACCGGAGACAAGAAGAACCCGTTTCGATACTTCAGCAaacaggagctgaaggagctctTCAGCCTGGAAGAACCTCGGTCCTCGtccacacagctgcagcttcaggcgCTGCACTCCAGACACCGGAAGACCGACCCCGAACTGGACCAGCACATCGCCCGGCTGCATGCCATGGAGATATTTGGGATCTCGGACCATGACCTCATGTTTTCCCTTGAACTCCAACATGATGAGGCGCTGGAGGACCAGCAAGAGCACCACTACATCGAAGGGCGGGTCCAGAAGGCGCAGGAGCTGATGAAGGCCGAGTCCGCGTTGCAGATGCAGCTGACGGAGAGCATGGCGTCGAGCACCGAGCCGGCCTGGCTCCGACCCCCGGGGgacttcagcagcagagagcgcTCCAATGAGAAACTCCCAAGAAATCCACGACCAGTTCCTTCATATCCACTACATGATGCCAGTTTGAACAGCTCGCTGGTTGTGGTGGAGTCTGACCAATCAGGTTCTAGTAAGGAAGATGAGGAAAGGATTGTGAGTAACCGAGTTATCGATCTCACTGCAGATGTAAGTCTGACAGAAGAAGAATCTGTTGTAGAAGAACATGAGGAGCAGAACCTGGACTCCCCCAGACAGCCGACCATCAACCAGGACCCGGCAGGAGAGCACACGGTCCCTCAGGAGGGGACGGACGGGTCTCTGTTGATGATGGAGTCGGATGATGCTGCAGGTGATGTAGCAGATGCTTCAGTGCAAGAAACAATGGACCAATCAGAGACGTCTTCAGCCGCAGAGCGCAGCCCTGAGTATGTCACAGCAGTGGATGAAGATAAACAGCTCAATGGAAGTTCACATTCAGAACACGCCTCTGAGATGGAGTTGAGTCACCGTCACATCACATCTCTCCAGAGCAAAAGACTGTCTGAGCTGCGGGCGTCAGATTCAAGCTTCAGAGGCGACTCGTCCAGGGTCAGCGCTGGACTCGAGTCATTTGAAGGAAACTTCAACTTACAGCTGGAGGACAGCGACATGTTCTCAGAGGATGAGGTTCAGGACCatcaggagacagaggaggaggcgaaGAAGCTTCTGTCTCAGCTGCTGATGGACGGCAGCTTCGATGTCAATAAATCTCTGACTGAGAGGCGACTCAACGAATCCCCGAGACGAAGCCTCAGCAACGGCCATGACACAGAAGAGTCCATGAATGGTTCTGTTGTAGCTACAAGGAAGAAAAGAGCAGCAGTGATTTCtgaaagtgatgaagatgaagaagatgatgatgatgatgacgatgaaaGACCACTTGAAAACTCCTTCCAGGTTCTTGGAGCCTCCACTCCTAAATCCACGCCCGCTGACTTCAGCTCAAGAAGGAGCATCGGAGGAAACACATCTGTGGCGTCCCGCCGGTCGCTCCTCCACTCCATCATCGAGGACGTGGACAACCAGGACCTGACTGATGAgaaagaggatgatgatgatgatgatgatgacagttCAGAGAGGAAATCTGATGAGGCAGAAGAGGACGACGTCATTGATTCATCTCATGAGCTTCAGCCGGAGGAGACAACTGGAGAAACTCTGAGcaccgaggaagaggaggagtctgaGTCAGCTGACGTCATCAGTAAATCCGAAGAGGAAATGAGCAGCGACCCCGAGGAGTCAGCCAGTGAACCTGAGCTTGCGTCCACTGAGAGAATGGACCAGTGCACGGTGGACGCCGGGGTCAGGACGAACGGGACGAAGGACGTCGTGGAGTCGGAGAGCTACGACTCGCTGGTCTCCAGAGGGCGGGAGTGCTACAGCCTGGGGAAGTTGGAAAATGCCCTGGGCTTCTTCCTGAGAGCGATCGACATCAGAGAGGGAGATCCTGAGATCCAGCTCATGACCATCAGGTTGTATCAGCAGCTGAGTCAGAAGCGATAG
- the sdhaf1 gene encoding succinate dehydrogenase assembly factor 1, mitochondrial yields MARHSKLQKQILALYRHFLRAGQDKPGFIPRIQDEFRVNARIKKTDVMHIEYLYRRGQRQLEQLKDVNTKQLGSFSKPHDQS; encoded by the coding sequence ATGGCACGTCACAGTAAACTACAGAAGCAGATCCTGGCTCTGTACCGTCACTTCCTGCGGGCCGGGCAGGACAAACCGGGCTTCATCCCCCGGATCCAAGACGAGTTCAGGGTAAACGCTCGCATCAAGAAGACGGATGTGATGCACATCGAGTACCTGTACCGGCGAGGACAGAggcagctggagcagctgaaggACGTCAACACCAAACAGCTAGGCTCCTTCTCCAAACCCCACGACCAGAGCTGA
- the nudt18 gene encoding 8-oxo-dGDP phosphatase NUDT18: MEVTEEGRRQVEEQVEELLAGQGSEVSGCDVGLDQSKPATLRKNVTYIVCGVIFNDKEEVLMVQEAKQDCYKLWYLPAGRVEVGESLGEALRREVKEEAGFDCEPITLLLIQEQGPQWIRFIFLARVTGGNIKSLSAADQESLQASWWDRQSVLPLRGRDILRLVDCGLKYHQDPWHPVTLPVDLSCRHVLQRLVLVFTSSDLDQIWILLVRAPGLHLPTAAAVKTHAVTWAANTVVQEAMPSAYHDHEVNTLGVFSLQHNGRQHGKTDGVCLNTLVALVPDRVQRNEDGEQVAFVPARQPPPVENPRYVWMEVRKPTLREKLLEKTKKTSILPLHSLY, encoded by the exons atgGAGGTGACGGAGGAGGGGCGTCggcaggtggaggagcaggtggaggagctgctggctggtcaggggtcagaggtcagcggcTGTGATGTTGGTCTGGACCAGAGCAAACCTGCGACTCTGAGGAAGAACGTGACCTACATCGTCTGCGGGGTCATCTTCAACGACAAG gaggaggtgctgatggtGCAGGAGGCGAAGCAGGACTGTTACAAACTGTGGTACCTTCCTGCagggagggtggaggtgggggagagTCTGGGGGAGGCACtgaggagggag gtgaaggaggaggcggggtttgaTTGTGAGCCAATCACATTGTTGCTGATCCAGGAACAGGGACCTCAGTGGATCCGCTTCATCTTCCTCGCCAGAGTCACAG GTGGAAACATCAAGAGTCTGTCAGCAGCAGATCAGGAGTCTCTTCAGGCGTCCTGGTGGGACAGACAGTCCGTCCTCCCTCTGAGAGGACGAGACATCCTCCGTCTCGTCGACTGCGGACTCAA GTACCATCAGGATCCCTGGCATCCGGTCACCTTACCCGTGGACCTGAGCTGCCGTCACGTGCTGCAGAGACTCGTCCTGGTCTTCACCAGCTCTGATCTGGATCAGATCTGGATCCTGCTCGTCAGAG CCCCGGGGCTCCACCTCCCGACGGCAGCGGCGGTGAAGACCCACGCCGTGACCTGGGCGGCCAACACGGTGGTGCAGGAGGCCATGCCGTCTGCGTACCATGACCACGAGGTCAACACGCTGGGCGTCTTCAGCCTGCAGCACAACGGCCGGCAGCATGGGAAGACGGACGGCGTTTGCCTCAACACGCTGGTGGCACTGGTGCCCGACCGCGTCCAGCGCAACGAGGACGGAGAGCAGGTGGCGTTCGTGCCGGCCAGGCAACCTCCACCTGTAGAAAACCCTCGATACGTGTGGATGGAAGTCAGGAAACCAACGCTGAGAGAGAAACTGCTGGAAAAGACCAAGAAGACCTCCATCCTACCTCTGCACAGCCTGTACTGA